tttgttgatgttgttgttgttgttgcattgatgattgtttattgGCCATTCCAAATCgatgtgattgttgttgttgttttgaatatCGATAACGTAATGATGTACAGCCATTGTTATTTCGTATATAATGaccataattattataatcctgctgttgttgttctggtATCGATGacgatttattcattgaatccgTATTTATCAttccataatcatcaccatcatttggatttattatttgtgactgttgttgttgttgttgttgcggttgttgatcatcaacatcaacattataagaatatgataatggtggtggtggtggtggtgatgatgatatgaatccATAATCACCTAATGGTGATATTTGAtacgatgattgttgttgttgtggtggttgttgttcaatattATGTTGCTGATAAAATAATGGTAAATTatctgaaaaaatttttgattttgaaaatcctAATATcgaattattaatattttgcCATTCTTGATTCGATGATTGTAAATTCAATggatcaaaaatgattgatgatgaatgttgttgttgttgttgttgttgagcatTTTGTTGTATTCGTTGTCTTCTGTTcactaataatgatgatgattgaatattcCGTAATGAAGCTATTGGTGATATGGCAACATCTTTATATAcaggtttttcttttgtttgttgttgttgttgttgtataggCATTATTTGAGACTATTcggattggaaaaaatatggaatatgaatgattttcatgAAACACTATCAACTAAATCACACTTACCTGTATAGAATAAGGTTGTACAAGAATTTTATGATTAGTAGTTGTTTCAGTAGCCATTTGACGTGGCACTAGTGTTGTTGTATCttgtttgataaaaattcgtgaattttttctcaatgcTGAACGACGATCCAATGATGACGGTGTTattgaacatgatgatgatccaatatgatgatgttgatgttgtggatttggtttcatttttttcttggcacGTGCACCCCAATACGTATAATTAACGGCAGCATATTCCAACAAGGCAgcaaatacaaatacaaaacacaTTACCAGATAAATATCTATAGCTTTTACATAAGAAATTCTTGGTAATGAACTACGAACACCAGTACTAATAGTTGTCATTGTTAATACGGTAGTAATACCCAATGCAACACGTGCTGATGTTGCCTCATGATTGATCCAGAATGAAACCCATGAAAGCATtacaatcaatattgatggtaaatatgtttgaaaaataaaataaccaATATTAcgtttcaatgaaaataataatgataaacgtTGATAAGTTCCTAAgtggacaaacaaaaaaaaaaaatattaaaaccAAAGGGAAAACATTTATCAACCACACAAATACCAGTGGCTAACGATTCTTTACGATCCGTTGTTTCATAACCAACAATTGTAAATTGATGAAGTTTAGCATCTTCAACACCATTTACCGGTGTATCTGTCCAATACATGACTACATCGGACACGGTATATCCATCTatcatataaaataaaatacattAATTatcgctctctctctctctctcactctttGTATTAATTAAAATACATACAGCTTTCAATTTCAACTGTACAATTTTGTGAATCCaatggataataatgtaGATCCATCATACAGGCTAATGTGGTTGTAAATCTATAATTAAAACATTAATGTTATGTCgagaattatcatcatttttaaaaaaaaactaacctCATTCCATAAGAAACTGAACCATCGGATTTTAATCGtaccattttatttttttccgtaaCTTCatgtaaaaatgaatttttatcatttgcaaaacttttgtttttttttattgttgttgttgaaataaaaaaaacaagaatttttttttgttgtcaaaaacaaaaatataaaaaattcaactatTTTAACTTACAATGTATCGGGCACCCAAATACGTTCACTAAAATCACCGGACAATGTTAgctcaacattatcattaggtCCAAATACAAGACGTTCGTCGCGCCAATATTGATGTAAATATAATGTTAACGTATAATCCTGCgtgtttcaatgatttttttttttgagagaaaaaagaaattagaattctgaagaaaaataattcaatttagtGGCtttataaattcattgaatcaattaatcatatTCAGCgacaaatcattcaattcattatggaacaaaaatgttCGATTCTTAGTGGTTGTGAATCAATATGTCCACGAAAATTGTtacaaatgaaacgaaaaaatcttAAATGTCTTATTCATTCTGGACGAATGGAACAagttttatttgattcagaaattgaaattccaaTGAATCCAGCTAcaatatcattatcgataaacGTGTTGAATTCAAACGTAGCCTTTATCATGGCCATTATTCGGATGTATATCTGATTCAAagtaaaattcaattcaatagaaaattattacgaaaaaattttgttgccaAAATTGTCAATGTTGATTGGTGtccaaaatattcaaattatgagaatgaaatacaaatttgtaattttatcaaggtttttatcatttttttttcctaaataatttcatcgtttataaacaaaaaaaaaaatttgttttttttttcttccaaggATAATCCACATCCAAATATAATCGAAATAGTCAATGTTTTACAATTTGAACGATTCACAGCTATATTAATGCCATATGGTGgtcaacaaaatttattggaATTTCTTAAATGCCGTAGTAATAGTACTGATGATTGTCGAATTTCATTATCGGTGGCTAAATCCGtattttttaaacaattaACGGCTGCACTTGGTTATTTACACACAAATCATATTGTACATCGTGATATAAAGCCAGAAAATATACTAATCGaacgtcgtcatcatcatcgacattcggatgaaatttattgccgattaattgattttggttttgcCAAATTAATCCAACAACCGGTCATTGATTTATGgaacattaataataataataatgaacaagcCCTGTGTTCAAGTCATAAAGGTGTATTGGAATATATGGCACCTGAATTACTAGCTAATTGTCTATATTATGATGCATATAAAACCGATATCTATTCATTGGGTGTTATATTCTATCTACTTATCTATGGTCATTGTCCATTTGaacttgatgataatttaaaatcGACACAATCTTTTGAACAAAATCTTCATTATTTTCgtcaaatgaaacaacaacctattcaattatcatcattagaaaataatgatcaagatTTACAAGATTTACTCAAACAAATGTTGAATATAGATCCAAAACAACGGCCATCAATTGGAGAGATTATTTCCACTTACCATGTTTACTTcggaaattgaatcaaacgaTGCTATTGTTAGATCCATTCCAATATATAATGGATCGCCTGAagatagaagaaaaaatgtttgaatgtaagaaagaaaattaattaatgaatgatttttgtttt
This is a stretch of genomic DNA from Dermatophagoides farinae isolate YC_2012a chromosome 2, ASM2471394v1, whole genome shotgun sequence. It encodes these proteins:
- the LOC124498957 gene encoding uncharacterized protein LOC124498957, which encodes MVDSISNVSNNHSNNHNGDANDGDDDNDVRIKCRQWPKRNFGQTLPKSSLPPLFDNIIAMIKWLLNVIVFTTIISFIIISSLSYPLFLFIPNHVCAQQIKFLNESTATISELSSLTIGQTIMNSTIIGDNNNNNDDDDDIHAEAFHHYQPNRNKQQLAIFNHSGDMNMNNIETSALKSTITMTTKKMNQRKYDHHKYKNGHYQSPPPMMTLLDGKYTDNVTEILQEILKGYDIRLRPNFGGDPLYIGMDLTIASFDSISEVNMDYTLTLYLHQYWRDERLVFGPNDNVELTLSGDFSERIWVPDTFFANDKNSFLHEVTEKNKMVRLKSDGSVSYGMRFTTTLACMMDLHYYPLDSQNCTVEIESYGYTVSDVVMYWTDTPVNGVEDAKLHQFTIVGYETTDRKESLATGTYQRLSLLFSLKRNIGYFIFQTYLPSILIVMLSWVSFWINHEATSARVALGITTVLTMTTISTGVRSSLPRISYVKAIDIYLVMCFVFVFAALLEYAAVNYTYWGARAKKKMKPNPQHQHHHIGSSSCSITPSSLDRRSALRKNSRIFIKQDTTTLVPRQMATETTTNHKILVQPYSIQSQIMPIQQQQQQTKEKPVYKDVAISPIASLRNIQSSSLLVNRRQRIQQNAQQQQQQQHSSSIIFDPLNLQSSNQEWQNINNSILGFSKSKIFSDNLPLFYQQHNIEQQPPQQQQSSYQISPLGDYGFISSSPPPPPPLSYSYNVDVDDQQPQQQQQQQSQIINPNDGDDYGMINTDSMNKSSSIPEQQQQDYNNYGHYIRNNNGCTSLRYRYSKQQQQSHRFGMANKQSSMQQQQQHQQIQQQQQQHCSSSTSMMNGPKKVRDVNKIDRYSRIIFPVSYMIFNAFYWSFYNI
- the LOC142598205 gene encoding LOW QUALITY PROTEIN: putative serine/threonine-protein kinase fhkD (The sequence of the model RefSeq protein was modified relative to this genomic sequence to represent the inferred CDS: deleted 2 bases in 1 codon), with product MEQKCSILSGCESICPRKLLQMKRKNLKCLIHSGRMEQVLFDSEIESNESSYNIIIDKRVEFKRSLYHGHYSDVYLIQSKIQFNRKLLRKNFVAKIVNVDWCPKYSNYENEIQICNFIKDNPHPNIIEIVNVLQFERFTAILMPYGGQQNLLEFLKCRSNSTDDCRISLSVAKSVFFKQLTAALGYLHTNHIVHRDINNNNNEQALCSSHKGVLEYMAPELLANCLYYDAYKTDIYSLGVIFYLLIYGHCPFELDDNLKSTQSFEQNLHYFRQMKQQPIQLSSLENNDQDLQDLLKQMLNIDPKQRPSIGEIISTYHVYFGN